The Phoenix dactylifera cultivar Barhee BC4 chromosome 12, palm_55x_up_171113_PBpolish2nd_filt_p, whole genome shotgun sequence genome has a window encoding:
- the LOC103719698 gene encoding sucrose-phosphatase 2-like yields the protein MNRLNGPARLMIVSDLDHTMVDHHDPENLSLLRFNALWQSLYRHDSLLVFSTGRSPTLYKQLRKEKPMLTPDITIMSVGTEITYGESMVPDDGWENVLNQKWDRNIVIEETSKFPQLSFQSETEQRPHKVSFYVDKGHAQEVIKSLSQRLEKRGLDVKIIYSGGMDLDILPQGAGKGQALAYLLKKFKSDGKPPVNTLVCGDSGNDAELFSIPDVYGVMVKNAQEELLQWYAENAKNNPKIIHATERCAAGIIQAVGHFKLGPNTSPRDVPDLSCCKPDNVSPACEVVKFYLLYERWRRAEVEKSEEHIQNLKTVCHPTAMVIHPSGVEHSLQQFINAFGPCYGDKQGKQFRVWVDKVFTSQISSDAWLVKFDKWELADEGPQCCLTSVLLKSKPENPDGFVWLHVHQTWLEGYEAKDQHAWVL from the exons ATGAATAGGCTCAATGGTCCTGCCCGTCTCATGATTGTTTCGGATCTTGATCATACGATG GTTGATCATCATGATCCTGAGAATCTCTCCCTGCTAAGGTTCAATGCATTGTGGCAGTCCCTTTACCGCCACGATTCTCTGCTGGTTTTCTCGACCGGCCGATCACCTACGCTTTACAAGCAGCTAAGGAAAGAGAAGCCCATGCTGACACCAGACATAACAATCATGTCGGTTGGTACGGAGATAACATATGGTGAATCAATGGTGCCCGATGATGGCTGGGAGAATGTTTTGAATCAGAAATGGGATCGGAACATTGTTATTGAGGAAACATCAAAGTTTCCGCAACTGTCATTTCAG TCAGAAACAGAGCAGCGCCCCCACAAGGTTAGCTTTTATGTTGACAAGGGGCATGCTCAAGAAGTGATAAAGTCTCTTTCACAACGTCTGGAGAAACGTGGG TTGGATGTGAAAATAATTTACAGTGGTGGAATGGATCTTGACATATTACCTCAAGGTGCTGGCAAAGGACAGGCTCTTGCTTATTTGCTTAAAAAGTTCAAGTCAGATGGCAAACCTCCTGTTAATACTCTTGTTTGTGGTGACTCTGGCAATGATGCTGAATTGTTCAGTATTCCAGATGTTTATGGTGTCATG gtcaaaaatgcccaAGAGGAATTGTTGCAATGGTACGCGGAAAATGCCAAAAACAACCCTAAGATAATTCACGCAACTGAAAGATGTGCGGCTGGTATTATCCAAGCTGTTGGCCACTTTAAGCTAGGTCCCAATACATCCCCGAGAGATGTTCCAGACTTGTCGTGTTGCAAGCCAGACAATGTCAGCCCTGCTTGTGAAGTAGTCAAGTTTTACTTGTTGTATGAAAGGTGGCGTCGGGCAGAAGTTGAAAAGTCGGAAGAGCATATCCAAAATTTGAAGACTGTTTGT CATCCAACGGCAATGGTTATTCATCCCTCTGGAGTTGAGCATTCTCTTCAACAATTCATCAATGCATTTGGACCATGCTATGGTGATAAACAAGGAAAACAGTTCCGAGTGTGGGTTGATAAAGTTTTCACTTCACAGATCAGTTCAGATGCTTGGCTGGTGAAGTTTGATAAGTGGGAGTTGGCTG ATGAAGGGCCGCAATGTTGTTTGACTAGTGTTCTTCTGAAATCAAAG CCTGAAAACCCAGATGGCTTTGTCTGGCTGCATGTCCATCAGACATGGCTTGAAGGATATGAGGCGAAGGATCAACATGCCTGGGTGTTGTAG